From Triticum aestivum cultivar Chinese Spring chromosome 4A, IWGSC CS RefSeq v2.1, whole genome shotgun sequence, a single genomic window includes:
- the LOC123085803 gene encoding ATP-dependent DNA helicase MER3 homolog isoform X1 has protein sequence MAAMGPLGDSYALRCVSDLPPPFRPVFGFRYFNSLQSECFPVCFLSDVNMVVSAPTGSGKTVLFELCILRLLSRFLTTDWWFNLLKGTLKTIYIAPMKALVQEKMRDWKVKLGSLGINCLEMTGDSEFFNKKAIHDSDLILTTPEKFDSMSRHGVRDGGLGFFSDIALVLIDEVHLLNDPRGAALEAVVSRIKMLSRLGNMKSAPLANVRFIAVSATISNAEDIAEWLLAPPEGIKRFGEEMRPVKLTTKVLGYAPAKNDFLFERRLQSFIFDILMQHSRGKSALVFCSTRKGAQEAAQCLSQTAGSLGYSNPFMKSMQQYEHLREASLTCSDKQLQSCIVYGVGFHNGGLCLKDRSLVEGLFLKGDLQILCTTNTLAHGINLPAHTVVIKSTQFFNKEKGSYVEYDRSMVLQMCGRAGRPPFDDTGTVVIMTRRETVHLYENLLSGCEMVESQLLPCAVEHLNAEIVQLTVSDITLAIEWLKCSYLYIRIKKNPEHYGIKRGIPRDLLEKQMRDICVEKIHELGEYGLIWTDGDGFSLKPLEPGRLMTKFYLKFDTMKLIVKASACCSLEDLLHIICHSAEISWIQLRRNEKKTLNDINSDKEGRLRFHVVSENGKKKKRIQTREDKIFVLANDCLTGDPLMHDLSLNQETNSICSNGCRIAKCMKEYFIYKRSYRSAINSMLLAKCLDQKLWENSLFLLKQLPGIGIVTAKALKTAGVDSFESLATADARKLESATGRNYPFGNQIKESLSSLPPKIDVQIEDAGNRQGKSTITVTLSRQSQAVRSSKQNYVDMIVGSEEDNMILFHEKIRAREFSSPYSVKLLVPCPQSARVTLKVDLIFEEHVGIDIHKKHVVSREDDFHVTKAYGTEKQKPLISLPADICLVSSRTAETSPAQPHIGWSPLSKEVNVIEDDDGANVPDKVDNMPGTRTFNNLASLEVPSFDLMLEEDNGDMQDVSFPEPAKAECRSATSNTIFDHIRKKSRDFPTLMLSKSMDGSYEPLILKKMKTSRGQFNLDQGILHANEVTPMDSEHSELRVSPTNTAEKCWRILSRTSEKSRSLFAEKVYSPFEKSKSLNRIPDENSVQFADRRGSLSEKSKSLSRIPDENSVQFSVRTDSVSEKTKILWTAADENSHQFAGKRDSPSEKSKILMRPPDDSTLQFAGRRGSPSEKSNVLSRTLDENSLQFAAKRDSSSAKSNVLSKTPDVDSAQFAGGRDNPPEKNKLCSSNLFPDFQAMSQAPAAVQPLRIQDYCKDILASSKGSGTGEPFLGFKSVFSFL, from the exons ATGGCCGCCATGGGGCCTCTCGGCGACTCGTACGCGCTGCGCTGTGTCTCCGACCTGCCCCCGCCGTTCCGCCCCGTGTTTGGGTTCAG GTACTTCAACTCCTTGCAGAGCGAGTGCTTCCCTGTGTGCTTCCTCTCGGATGTAAACATGGTTGTCTCTGCGCCTACTGGGAGTGGCAAGACCGTACTGTTTGAGCTTTGCATTCTGAGGCTCCTCTCGAGGTTCCTCACAACGGACTGGTGGTTCAATCTGCTAAAAGGAACTCTGAAAACA ATCTATATCGCTCCCATGAAGGCGTTGGTGCAGGAGAAGATGCGCGACTGGAAAGTGAAGCTGGGCTCGTTGGGGATAAATTGCTTGGAGATGACTGGTGATAGTGAATTCTTTAACAAGAAGGCCATACATGATTCTGATTTGATCCTCACCACTCCTGAG AAGTTCGATTCTATGAGCCGTCATGGAGTAAGGGATGGAGGATTGGGTTTCTTCAGTGATATTGCTCTGGTCCTTATTGATGAAGTTCATCTTCTCAATGATCCACGTGGAGCTGCCTTGGAAGCGGTGGTCAGTAGAATAAAAATGCTTTCTCGACTTGGCAACATGAAATCTGCTCCATTGGCAAATGTTCGATTCATAGCAGTTtctgcaactatctctaatgctgaGGATATAG CGGAATGGCTCCTAGCACCTCCTGAAGGAATCAAAAG ATTTGGAGAAGAGATGCGGCCAGTGAAGTTGACAACCAAAGTTCTTG GTTATGCTCCAGCGAAAAATGACTTCCTGTTCGAGAGG AGGCTACAAAGTTTCATATTCG ATATACTGATGCAACACTCAAGAGGGAAGTCTGCACTTGTTTTCTGTTCTACAAGAAAAGGTGCACAAGAAGCAGCACAGTGCCTCTCACAAACTGCGGGGTCTCTTGGCTATTCAAATCCATTCATGAAATCTATGCAGCAGTATGAACATCTACGAGAGGCTTCCTTAACCTGTAGTGACAAGCAGCTGCAGTCTTGTATCGTATATGGAG TTGGTTTTCATAATGGTGGTCTTTGCTTAAAGGATAGGAGTCTTGTTGAGGGTCTTTTCCTGAAGGGTGATCTTCAAATTCTATGCACGACAAATACTTTGGCACATGGCATCAACTTACCTGCACATACAGTAGTGATAAAGTCGACACAATTTTT CAACAAAGAGAAGGGCTCGTATGTAGAATATGACAGATCCATGGTGCTTCAG ATGTGTGGAAGGGCTGGCCGTCCACCATTTGATGATACTGGAACAGTTGTAATTATGACAAGAAGAGAGACA GTCCATCTATATGAGAACCTTCTCAGTGGATGTGAAATGGTGGAGTCTCA GTTGCTGCCATGCGCAGTGGAGCATTTAAATGCAGAGATTGTTCAGCTGACAGTGTCTGACATAACTTTGGCAATTGAATGGCTCAAGTGCTCATATTTGTACATCAGGATAAAAAAG AACCCTGAGCACTACGGAATTAAGAGAGGGATTCCTCGTGATCTCCTTGAGAAACAAATGAGAG ATATATGTGTTGAGAAGATCCACGAGTTGGGTGAGTATGGGCTAATTTGGACAGATGGAGATGGTTTCAGTCTAAAACCATTAG AACCTGGGAGGCTGATGACAAAATTCTATTTAAAGTTTGACACGATGAAGCTTATTGTGAAAGCTTCTGCATGTTGCAGTTTGGAAGATTTATTGCATATCATCTGCCACTCTGCAGAGATTTCTT GGATCCAATTACGTCGAAATGAGAAGAAAACTCTAAATGACATAAACTCAGATAAAGAGGGGAGGCTTCGATTCCATGTTGTCAGTGAGAATGGAAAAAAGAAGAAGCGTATCCAGACAAGAGAAGATAAAATATTTGTATTAGCGAATGACTGTTTAACTGGGGACCCCCTAATGCATGATTTATCCCTCAACCAG GAAACAAATTCAATATGCTCAAATGGATGTAGGATTGCCAAATGCATGAAAGAATATTTTATATACAAAAGGAGTTACAGATCTGCCATAAATTCTATGCTCCTTGCAAAATGCCTAGACCAAAAACTTTGGGAAAACAGTCTATTTTTACTCAAACAACTTCCTGGAATTGGAATTGTTACAGCAAAG GCACTGAAGACTGCTGGAGTTGATTCCTTCGAGAGCCTGGCAACTGCTGATGCTAGAAAGCTGGAAAGTGCGACGGGACGAAATTATCCATTTGGAAATCAGATAAAGGAGTCCTTGTCGTCATTACCACCAAAAATTGACGTACAAATTGAGGATGCTGGAAACAGACAGGGGAAATCAACCATTACTGTAACACTAAGCCGGCAATCACAGGCAGTTCGATCCAGTAAACAGAACTATGTTGACATG ATTGTGGGCTCAGAGGAAGATAATATGATCCTTTTTCATGAGAAAATAAG GGCTCGAGAGTTTTCCAG CCCATATTCTGTAAAACTTTTGGTGCCATGCCCCCAGAGTGCCAGGGTGACTCTGAAGGTAGATCTGATTTTTGAAGAACACG TTGGTATTGATATCCACAAGAAGCATGTGGTCAGCAGGGAGGATGATTTTCATGTGACAAAAGCATATGGGACAGAAAAGCAAAAACCCTTGATCAGTCTTCCTGCTGATATTTGTTTGGTTAGCTCCAGGACAGCTGAAACAAGTCCAGCTCAACCTCATATTGGATGGAGCCCACTATCAAAAGAGGTTAACGTTATAGAAGACGATGATGGTGCCAACGTTCCAGACAAAGTTGACAATATGCCGGGAACGAGAACATTTAACAACTTGGCTTCACT AGAGGTCCCCAGCTTTGACCTAATGCTTGAAGAAGATAATGGAG ATATGCAAGATGTGTCGTTTCCTGAACCAGCAAAAGCAGAATGCAGAAGTGCCACCAGCAACACAATTTTTGATCACATACGCAAGAAATCCAGAGATTTTCCAACACTGATGCTATCAAAGTCGATGGATGGCTCTTATGAACCTTTGAtactgaagaagatgaagacatcGAGGGGCCAGTTTAACTTGGATCAGGGAATCCTGCATGCGAATGAGGTCACACCAATGGATTCTGAACATTCCGAGCTTAGAGTCTCTCCGACCAATACAGCCGAGAAGTGTTGGAGGATCCTGAGCAGAACTTCAGAGAAGAGCCGCTCTCTGTTTGCAGAGaaagtttacagcccatttgagaAGAGCAAGAGCCTGAATAGAATTCCAGATGAAAACTCTGTTCAATTTGCTGACAGAAGGGGCAGCCTGTCTGAGAAGAGCAAGAGCCTGAGCAGAATTCCAGACGAAAACTCTGTTCAATTTTCTGTCAGAACTGACAGCGTATCCGAGAAGACCAAGATCTTGTGGACAGCAGCTGATGAGAACTCTCATCAATTTGCAGGCAAAAGGGACAGCCCATCTGAGAAGAGCAAGATCCTGATGAGACCTCCAGATGACAGCACTCTTCAATTTGCAGGCAGAAGGGGCAGCCCATCCGAAAAGAGCAATGTCTTGAGCAGAACTCTTGATGAGAACAGTCTCCAGTTTGCAGCTAAAAGGGACAGCTCATCCGCGAAGAGCAATGTCTTGAGCAAAACTCCTGACGTGGACTCTGCTCAGTTTGCCGGTGGAAGGGACAACCCGCCGGAGAAGAACAAACTCTGTTCCAGCAACCTCTTCCCAGATTTCCAGGCTATGAGCCAAGCTCCAGCCGCAGTTCAGCCTCTCAGGATTCAAGACTACTGCAAGGATATATTGGCGAGCTCAAAGGGCAGTGGAACTGGAGAACCTTTCCTTGGTTTCAAGAGTGTCTTTTCCTTTCTCTGA
- the LOC123085803 gene encoding ATP-dependent DNA helicase MER3 homolog isoform X2, whose translation MAAMGPLGDSYALRCVSDLPPPFRPVFGFRYFNSLQSECFPVCFLSDVNMVVSAPTGSGKTVLFELCILRLLSRFLTTDWWFNLLKGTLKTIYIAPMKALVQEKMRDWKVKLGSLGINCLEMTGDSEFFNKKAIHDSDLILTTPEKFDSMSRHGVRDGGLGFFSDIALVLIDEVHLLNDPRGAALEAVVSRIKMLSRLGNMKSAPLANVRFIAVSATISNAEDIAEWLLAPPEGIKRFGEEMRPVKLTTKVLGYAPAKNDFLFERRLQSFIFDILMQHSRGKSALVFCSTRKGAQEAAQCLSQTAGSLGYSNPFMKSMQQYEHLREASLTCSDKQLQSCIVYGVGFHNGGLCLKDRSLVEGLFLKGDLQILCTTNTLAHGINLPAHTVVIKSTQFFNKEKGSYVEYDRSMVLQMCGRAGRPPFDDTGTVVIMTRRETVHLYENLLSGCEMVESQLLPCAVEHLNAEIVQLTVSDITLAIEWLKCSYLYIRIKKNPEHYGIKRGIPRDLLEKQMRDICVEKIHELGEYGLIWTDGDGFSLKPLGIQLRRNEKKTLNDINSDKEGRLRFHVVSENGKKKKRIQTREDKIFVLANDCLTGDPLMHDLSLNQETNSICSNGCRIAKCMKEYFIYKRSYRSAINSMLLAKCLDQKLWENSLFLLKQLPGIGIVTAKALKTAGVDSFESLATADARKLESATGRNYPFGNQIKESLSSLPPKIDVQIEDAGNRQGKSTITVTLSRQSQAVRSSKQNYVDMIVGSEEDNMILFHEKIRAREFSSPYSVKLLVPCPQSARVTLKVDLIFEEHVGIDIHKKHVVSREDDFHVTKAYGTEKQKPLISLPADICLVSSRTAETSPAQPHIGWSPLSKEVNVIEDDDGANVPDKVDNMPGTRTFNNLASLEVPSFDLMLEEDNGDMQDVSFPEPAKAECRSATSNTIFDHIRKKSRDFPTLMLSKSMDGSYEPLILKKMKTSRGQFNLDQGILHANEVTPMDSEHSELRVSPTNTAEKCWRILSRTSEKSRSLFAEKVYSPFEKSKSLNRIPDENSVQFADRRGSLSEKSKSLSRIPDENSVQFSVRTDSVSEKTKILWTAADENSHQFAGKRDSPSEKSKILMRPPDDSTLQFAGRRGSPSEKSNVLSRTLDENSLQFAAKRDSSSAKSNVLSKTPDVDSAQFAGGRDNPPEKNKLCSSNLFPDFQAMSQAPAAVQPLRIQDYCKDILASSKGSGTGEPFLGFKSVFSFL comes from the exons ATGGCCGCCATGGGGCCTCTCGGCGACTCGTACGCGCTGCGCTGTGTCTCCGACCTGCCCCCGCCGTTCCGCCCCGTGTTTGGGTTCAG GTACTTCAACTCCTTGCAGAGCGAGTGCTTCCCTGTGTGCTTCCTCTCGGATGTAAACATGGTTGTCTCTGCGCCTACTGGGAGTGGCAAGACCGTACTGTTTGAGCTTTGCATTCTGAGGCTCCTCTCGAGGTTCCTCACAACGGACTGGTGGTTCAATCTGCTAAAAGGAACTCTGAAAACA ATCTATATCGCTCCCATGAAGGCGTTGGTGCAGGAGAAGATGCGCGACTGGAAAGTGAAGCTGGGCTCGTTGGGGATAAATTGCTTGGAGATGACTGGTGATAGTGAATTCTTTAACAAGAAGGCCATACATGATTCTGATTTGATCCTCACCACTCCTGAG AAGTTCGATTCTATGAGCCGTCATGGAGTAAGGGATGGAGGATTGGGTTTCTTCAGTGATATTGCTCTGGTCCTTATTGATGAAGTTCATCTTCTCAATGATCCACGTGGAGCTGCCTTGGAAGCGGTGGTCAGTAGAATAAAAATGCTTTCTCGACTTGGCAACATGAAATCTGCTCCATTGGCAAATGTTCGATTCATAGCAGTTtctgcaactatctctaatgctgaGGATATAG CGGAATGGCTCCTAGCACCTCCTGAAGGAATCAAAAG ATTTGGAGAAGAGATGCGGCCAGTGAAGTTGACAACCAAAGTTCTTG GTTATGCTCCAGCGAAAAATGACTTCCTGTTCGAGAGG AGGCTACAAAGTTTCATATTCG ATATACTGATGCAACACTCAAGAGGGAAGTCTGCACTTGTTTTCTGTTCTACAAGAAAAGGTGCACAAGAAGCAGCACAGTGCCTCTCACAAACTGCGGGGTCTCTTGGCTATTCAAATCCATTCATGAAATCTATGCAGCAGTATGAACATCTACGAGAGGCTTCCTTAACCTGTAGTGACAAGCAGCTGCAGTCTTGTATCGTATATGGAG TTGGTTTTCATAATGGTGGTCTTTGCTTAAAGGATAGGAGTCTTGTTGAGGGTCTTTTCCTGAAGGGTGATCTTCAAATTCTATGCACGACAAATACTTTGGCACATGGCATCAACTTACCTGCACATACAGTAGTGATAAAGTCGACACAATTTTT CAACAAAGAGAAGGGCTCGTATGTAGAATATGACAGATCCATGGTGCTTCAG ATGTGTGGAAGGGCTGGCCGTCCACCATTTGATGATACTGGAACAGTTGTAATTATGACAAGAAGAGAGACA GTCCATCTATATGAGAACCTTCTCAGTGGATGTGAAATGGTGGAGTCTCA GTTGCTGCCATGCGCAGTGGAGCATTTAAATGCAGAGATTGTTCAGCTGACAGTGTCTGACATAACTTTGGCAATTGAATGGCTCAAGTGCTCATATTTGTACATCAGGATAAAAAAG AACCCTGAGCACTACGGAATTAAGAGAGGGATTCCTCGTGATCTCCTTGAGAAACAAATGAGAG ATATATGTGTTGAGAAGATCCACGAGTTGGGTGAGTATGGGCTAATTTGGACAGATGGAGATGGTTTCAGTCTAAAACCATTAG GGATCCAATTACGTCGAAATGAGAAGAAAACTCTAAATGACATAAACTCAGATAAAGAGGGGAGGCTTCGATTCCATGTTGTCAGTGAGAATGGAAAAAAGAAGAAGCGTATCCAGACAAGAGAAGATAAAATATTTGTATTAGCGAATGACTGTTTAACTGGGGACCCCCTAATGCATGATTTATCCCTCAACCAG GAAACAAATTCAATATGCTCAAATGGATGTAGGATTGCCAAATGCATGAAAGAATATTTTATATACAAAAGGAGTTACAGATCTGCCATAAATTCTATGCTCCTTGCAAAATGCCTAGACCAAAAACTTTGGGAAAACAGTCTATTTTTACTCAAACAACTTCCTGGAATTGGAATTGTTACAGCAAAG GCACTGAAGACTGCTGGAGTTGATTCCTTCGAGAGCCTGGCAACTGCTGATGCTAGAAAGCTGGAAAGTGCGACGGGACGAAATTATCCATTTGGAAATCAGATAAAGGAGTCCTTGTCGTCATTACCACCAAAAATTGACGTACAAATTGAGGATGCTGGAAACAGACAGGGGAAATCAACCATTACTGTAACACTAAGCCGGCAATCACAGGCAGTTCGATCCAGTAAACAGAACTATGTTGACATG ATTGTGGGCTCAGAGGAAGATAATATGATCCTTTTTCATGAGAAAATAAG GGCTCGAGAGTTTTCCAG CCCATATTCTGTAAAACTTTTGGTGCCATGCCCCCAGAGTGCCAGGGTGACTCTGAAGGTAGATCTGATTTTTGAAGAACACG TTGGTATTGATATCCACAAGAAGCATGTGGTCAGCAGGGAGGATGATTTTCATGTGACAAAAGCATATGGGACAGAAAAGCAAAAACCCTTGATCAGTCTTCCTGCTGATATTTGTTTGGTTAGCTCCAGGACAGCTGAAACAAGTCCAGCTCAACCTCATATTGGATGGAGCCCACTATCAAAAGAGGTTAACGTTATAGAAGACGATGATGGTGCCAACGTTCCAGACAAAGTTGACAATATGCCGGGAACGAGAACATTTAACAACTTGGCTTCACT AGAGGTCCCCAGCTTTGACCTAATGCTTGAAGAAGATAATGGAG ATATGCAAGATGTGTCGTTTCCTGAACCAGCAAAAGCAGAATGCAGAAGTGCCACCAGCAACACAATTTTTGATCACATACGCAAGAAATCCAGAGATTTTCCAACACTGATGCTATCAAAGTCGATGGATGGCTCTTATGAACCTTTGAtactgaagaagatgaagacatcGAGGGGCCAGTTTAACTTGGATCAGGGAATCCTGCATGCGAATGAGGTCACACCAATGGATTCTGAACATTCCGAGCTTAGAGTCTCTCCGACCAATACAGCCGAGAAGTGTTGGAGGATCCTGAGCAGAACTTCAGAGAAGAGCCGCTCTCTGTTTGCAGAGaaagtttacagcccatttgagaAGAGCAAGAGCCTGAATAGAATTCCAGATGAAAACTCTGTTCAATTTGCTGACAGAAGGGGCAGCCTGTCTGAGAAGAGCAAGAGCCTGAGCAGAATTCCAGACGAAAACTCTGTTCAATTTTCTGTCAGAACTGACAGCGTATCCGAGAAGACCAAGATCTTGTGGACAGCAGCTGATGAGAACTCTCATCAATTTGCAGGCAAAAGGGACAGCCCATCTGAGAAGAGCAAGATCCTGATGAGACCTCCAGATGACAGCACTCTTCAATTTGCAGGCAGAAGGGGCAGCCCATCCGAAAAGAGCAATGTCTTGAGCAGAACTCTTGATGAGAACAGTCTCCAGTTTGCAGCTAAAAGGGACAGCTCATCCGCGAAGAGCAATGTCTTGAGCAAAACTCCTGACGTGGACTCTGCTCAGTTTGCCGGTGGAAGGGACAACCCGCCGGAGAAGAACAAACTCTGTTCCAGCAACCTCTTCCCAGATTTCCAGGCTATGAGCCAAGCTCCAGCCGCAGTTCAGCCTCTCAGGATTCAAGACTACTGCAAGGATATATTGGCGAGCTCAAAGGGCAGTGGAACTGGAGAACCTTTCCTTGGTTTCAAGAGTGTCTTTTCCTTTCTCTGA